A window of the Lactuca sativa cultivar Salinas chromosome 5, Lsat_Salinas_v11, whole genome shotgun sequence genome harbors these coding sequences:
- the LOC111887051 gene encoding uncharacterized protein LOC111887051, whose amino-acid sequence MSGESSNSASPKEIGATSVHCPMFTATNYTVWAMRMKVVLIIHKAWTVINPGTKKNEEKDYLAMGLFYHAIPETLIMQIGDVESLKVLWDVIKARHVGDDCVKEVRLQTLMAEFDGSKMYDSESIDDFTGRLSGLASKSASLGEVIDETKLVKKFLKSLPRAKFIHIVASLEQVLDLKSVGFKDVVGRLKAYEERIREEGDDGGEEPKVLWSSSSGGTGSVGGDGLFGGAKERSTKGKGVSTGNHGFGGLFGSDGPKGNNRVSQSNRPNKQFNSDLIQPISNNCKKCNCCCGKNRKNKEKDRSKVICFRCDKPGHFASECPERLQKLQEDDFLERDDNNVFVF is encoded by the coding sequence ATGTCAGGGGAGTCCTCAAATTCGGCATCACCAAAGGAAATTGGAGCAACCTCCGTTCACTGTCCGATGTTCACAGCTACAAATTACACAGTTTGGGCGATGAGGATGAAGGTTGTTCTAATAATTCACAAAGCATGGACTGTGATCAATCCAGGAACAAAGAAGAATGAAGAGAAAGATTACCTGGCGATGGGGCTATTTTATCATGCGATCCCGGAGACTTTGATTATGCAAATCGGAGATGTGGAGTCCTTAAAGGTGTTGTGGGACGTAATCAAAGCCAGACACGTGGGTGATGACTGCGTGAAGGAGGTTAGGTTACAAACCTTGATGGCAGAATTCGACGGATCAAAGATGTACGACTCAGAATCGATTGACGATTTTACTGGGAGATTGTCCGGATTAGCCTCAAAATCGGCATCCCTAGGAGAAGTAATTGATGAGACAAAGCTTGTGAAGAAGTTTCTTAAATCATTACCGAGAGCGAAGTTCATCCACATAGTTGCTTCTTTGGAACAAGTCTTGGATCTCAAATCGGTTGGATTTAAAGATGTTGTGGGAAGGCTTAAAGCTTATGAAGAAAGGATTAGAGAGGAGGGTGATGACGGAGGAGAAGAACCAAAGGTTTTGTGGTCATCGAGCAGTGGCGGCACTGGTTCAGTTGGTGGAGATGGCTTATTTGGTGGAGCAAAGGAAAGATCGACAAAGGGAAAAGGGGTGTCGACTGGTAATCATGGATTTGGTGGGTTATTTGGGTCAGACGGGCCTAAAGGGAATAATAGGGTTTCTCAAAGTAATCGGCCCAATAAACAATTCAATTCTGATTTAATTCAACCCATTTCCAACAATTGCAAAAAATGTAATTGTTGTTGTGGCAAAAATCGGAAAAATAAGGAAAAAGACCGATCTAAGGTGATTTGTTTTCGGTGTGACAAACCGGGTCACTTTGCCTCTGAATGTCCGGAACGACTCCAAAAATTACAAGAAGATGATTTTTTGGAACGTGACGACAACAACGTGTTCGTATTTTAA